In the genome of Siniperca chuatsi isolate FFG_IHB_CAS linkage group LG14, ASM2008510v1, whole genome shotgun sequence, the window tgcctgtctgtctgtctgcctgtctacctgtctgcctgtctacctgtctgtctctctctctacctgtctgtctgtctgtctgcctgtctacctgtctgtctctctctctacctgtctgtctgtctgtctacttgtctgtctgtctgtctgtctgtctgtctctctgcctgtctgtctgtctgcctgtctacctgtctgtctgtctgcctgtctgtctgtctgcctgtctctctgtctgcctgtctgtctctctctctctgtctgtctgcctgtctgtctacctgtctgtctgtctgtctctctgtctgtctgtctacctgcctgtctctctctctctgtctacctgtctgtctacctgtctgtctgtctctctctctctctgtctacctgcctgtctacctgtctgtctgtctctctctctctctgtctacctgtctgtctacctgtctgtctgtctgtctctctgcctgtctgtctgtctgtctgtctgtctctctctctgtctacctgtctgtctacctgtctgtctgtctgtctctctctgtctgtctgtctgtctgtctgtctgtctctgcctgtctgtctgtctgtctctgtctgtctgtctgtctgtctctctgcctgtctgtctgtctgcctgtctacctgtctgcctgtctgtctgtctctctgcctgtctgtctgtctgcctgtctacctgtctgcctgtctgtctgtctgtctctgtctgtctgtctctctgcctgtctgtctgtctgcctgtctacctgtctgcctgtctgtctgtctgcctgtctacctgtctgcctgtctacctgtctgtctctctctctctacctgtctgtctgtctgtctgcctgtctacctgtctacctgtctgcctgtctgtctctctgcctgtctgtctgtctgcctgtctacctgtctgcctgtctacctgtctgtctctctctctacctgtctgtctgtctgtctgcctgtctacctgtctgtctctctctctacctgtctgtctctctctctacctgtctgtctgtctgtctacttgtctgtctgtctgtctctctgcctgtctgtctgtctgcctgtctacctgtctgtctgtctgcctgtctgtctgtctgcctgtctctctgtctgcctgtctgtctctctctctctgtctgtctgcctgtctgtctacctgtctgtctgtctgtctctctgtctgtctgtctacctgcctgtctctctctctctgtctctacctgtctgtctacctgtctgtctgtctctctctctctgtctacctgcctgtctacctgtctgtctgtctctctctctctctgtctacctgtctgtctacctgtctgtctgtctctctctctctctgtctacctgcctgtctctctgtctgtctgtctacctgtctgtctctctctctgtctacctgtctgtctacctgtctgtctgtctctctctctctctgtctacctgcctgtctctctgtctgtctgtctacctgtctgtctgtctctctctctctgtctacctgtctgtctctctctctgtctacctgtctgtctgtctctctctctctgtctacctgtctctctctctctctgtctacctgtctgtctctttctctgtctacctgcctgtctctctgtctgtctgtctacctgtctgtctgtctctctctctctgtctacctgcctgtctctctgtctgtctgtctacctgtctgtctgtctctctctctctgtctacctgtctgtctctctctctgtctacctgtctgtctctctctgtctgtctgcctgtctctctctgtctctctctctgtgtctctctctctgtctctctctctgtctgtctgtctgcctgtctctctctctgtctacctgtctgtctgtctctctctctctgtctacctgcctgtctctctgtctgtttgtctacctctctctctgtctctctctctgtctgtctgtctgtctacctgtctgtctctcgtTAACGTTGccaaagtgtgaaataaaaacataaacagaagaaatgttaaaatatttaataataactttaacaaatacaaataactgaaaactatataaacactgcaacatgtgtgtgtgtgtctgtgtgcgtgtgtgtgtgtgtgtgtgtgtgtgtgcgtgtgtgtgtgtgtgcgtgcgtgcgtgtctgtgtgtgtgtgtctgtgtgtgcgtgtctgtgtgtgtgtgcgtgtgtgtgtgtgtgtgtgcgtgcgtgcgtgtctgtgtgtgcgtgtctgtgtgtgcgtgtctgtgtgtgtgtgtgtgtgtgtgtgtgtgtgtgtctgtgtgtgtgtgtgtgtgtgtgtgtgtgtgtgtgtgtgtgtgtgtgtgtgtgtgtgtgtgtgcgtgcgtgtctgtgtgtgcgtgtctgtgtgtgtgcgtgtgtgtgtgtgtgtgtgtgtgtgtgcgtgtgtacgtgtgtgtgcgtgcatgtgcgtgtgtgtacgtgtgtgtgtgcgtgcgtgtctgtgtgtgtgtgtgtgtgtgtgtctgtgtgtgtgtgtgtgtgtgtgtgtgtgtgtgtgtgtgtgtgtctgtgtgtgtgtgtgtgtgtgtgtgtgtcagaggttaCCTCAGCAGATtcaggagagaaacgagaagtTGAAGGAGGAGATGATGAGTACGtattacacctgaacacaccacGTTAAAGGAACAGTACACAGCTcattaaataatcaataatcaataagtCAGATGTATTTATAGCTGTTCTAAGATCAGATTTGTTCCAGTATTTCCAGTAGACATCTTTTCAGATTAAAACACTGctgttattatgttttattattgatCTGATGGTGTGagccacttcctgtctctgtgacctttgacccctgacctgtgacctttgacccctgctGCAGGTAAACTGAAGGACCTGGGGAACATGGTCCTGAGACCTTTTGGACTTTCGACCAACAACTTCCAGGTGAACCAGGACGCAGACACCGGCTCTTACTCCATCAACTTCGTCCAGAacccaaacaacaacaacagatgacatcacagcccacagtgatgacatcacagccaGCGCAGTAACATGTATATGAACCCGTGTGTgttcagaggaaaataaaagctgATTGATTTGTTTCCCGCTTGGTGTTTGGTTTTCTGGTATCCATGGTAACGGATGCTGCaggtaaaacagaaatatgatcCCGTCGACGTCAGCGGTAAGTATTAACGCATCCTGTGCATCGATGACTGCGGCGACTCTTCTATTCAATACACGTTTACATCTCGGCGTTGATCGGTGTTCGGTGTCGGGAGACGGAGACGGAGCGAAGTCAAATATACGACACGATCTTCAGCGCGACTGTTTATTAGGATTTATCTTCAACATTACAGTTGATCAGGTTTGTTGTCGTTACTGCACTTTAGTTTCTGTCGATCAATAAAGTCGAAGCATTATGTGTGTCTGctgaaaaccttgtatctccaggATGTTGGTCAGTCCGAGGACACAGAAAGACCTcgtgatattatatattatgcTGTTAATTAATCTCCACACAGATTATGTGTTGAACTCCTTCATATTTCTCTAAAATTAGTTTCCAttagttttggtgtttttgtggtTTGGTTCCTTTTTAGTTTACAAACTTTTGTTCAgttgaaaataatcaaactgattATTCTGATCTAAAATCCTCATTATATCAAACACATTTGTATCTGAACattacttcctgtttgtgtttcacagtaaaacGTCTCGGTCCTGATCCAGCTAACTGCAGGTTTGGGTTTAAGGACTAGTTGCTATGACAACAGTTCCAGATTCATTTGAAACCAGAACCAACCAAAACATCTAATCTGGAGAACTGGTTTATCCAGGTATGAACAGGAGACCTGCATCACGTTAATGACATGAAGTCAAATCATAGTGAGATAAAACGGTCTGTTTTTTAACTGAAGTCTGGTGTTtgctgccacctgctgctcGTCTGTACAAACGTCCTCTGAAGAATAaaactgtttattattattattatcagttcgtctgatttaaaaataagCTGTTATAAactgatttaatttaataattcaactcaatgttaaaagtaaaaactaaacaaaaacatgtttccttCTGTCTTTAAAAGGTGAATCTGTAATCAGGACGTTACATATACTGAAGACAAATCTACATTCACCTAACCAGACTCTGTGCtattttcactgtatttaaaaacaaatcacatttcatattttattcattagtATATAAACTGTACTTTTCTACGTGGTGGTCAGCTGACACTGCACTCGagaaaactgcatttattttagtttgttttttgcataaaataaaacttttatctaaaaatgagaatcagcttttaaaaaaatgtaaaattcttCTTCATGCGTTTAAATTAAAGTGATCATGAAAagcagtaaacacacaaaacaggaaacGGATGAAGGTTCAACATTTTAttatgaacaaacacacacacacagttcccgACGTGAACGCGTGATCAATGTGTTATCGACGATTGATTACTGAGCTCTCCTGGACAGCAGCATCTCTCTGATGTTGTCTTCTGCTTCTTTCACGCTGCGTTCAAGGTACACCTTCTTCTGCTGgaaatcacacaacacacagtcagaccacgcacacctgaacacacctgGTGAAACACGTCtcagtgtgtattttattgtgtatttgtacCTCCAGCTCTTTAATCTTCTCatcagctgttttctgtttgtccaTCAGCTGATTGTTGATGTCCTCCTTCGACTGAAGAATGAACCTGAAAACACACGAAAGCTGAGTGACGTACCTGAGTGACGCACCTGACTGACGCTGACGCACCTGACTGACGCTGACGCACCTGACTGACGCTGACGCACCTGAGTGACGCACCTGACTGACGCTGACGCACCTGACTGACGCTGACGCACCTGAGTGACGCACCTGACTGACGCTGACGCACCTGACTGACGCTGACGCACCTGACTGACGCTGACGCACCTGAGTGACGCTGACGCACCTGAGTGACGCACCTGACTGACGCTGACGCACCTGAGTGACGCTGACGCACCTGACTGACGCTGACGCACCTGACTGACGCTGACGCACCTGAGTGACGTACCTGACTGACGCTGACGCACCTGACTGACGCTGACGCACCTGACTGACGCTGACGCACCTGAGTGACGCACCTGAGTGACGTACCTGACTGACGCTGACGCACCTGAGTGACGCACCTGAGTGACGCACCTGAGTGACGCACCTGAGTGACGCGCACCTGACTGACGCTGACGCACCTGAGTGACGCTGACGCACCTGACTGACGCTGACGCACCTGACTGACGCTGACGTACCTGACTGACGCTGATGCTCCTGAGTGACGCTGACGCACCTGAGTGACGTACCTGAGTGACGCTGACGCACCTGAGTGACGCACCTGAGTGACGCTGACGCACCTGAGTGACGCTGACGTACCTGACTGACGCTGACGCACCTGAGTGACGCACCTGACTGACGCTGGGCTGCACGATACTGGAaacaatgacatcatcatctCCGTTTTCTCCAGATTCACGAAGTCGCGTAACGTCGTCTTTAAAAGTCGATCCGTCCTTCTAACAAAACAAACCTCCTCCTACTTCTACAGGTGGGGAGGGGAcagaggacaggtggagagaggtcagaggacaggtggagaggggacAGGACAGGTGGAGATACGACTGGTGGAGAGGGGAcagaggacaggtggagagaggacaggagaggtggagagaggacaggtggagaggggaggacaggtggagagaggacaggtggacaggtggagagaggtcaggagaggtggagagaggacaggtggagagggaggacaggtggagagaggacaggtggacaggtggagagaggtcagaggacaggtggagaggggaggtcagaggacaggtggagaggggaggacaggtggagagacgaCAGGTGAGGGAGGACAGGTGAGGGGAGGACAGGTagagaggggacaggtggagagaggacagaggacagggcTGGACGGTGAAACTCTGAAACAGAGTTATCGATCAGCCGGACGTGACTTTCGAAGCGTTACCCGGGACGTCCCGCCGGCGGCAGCAGCCGCGTGGCGTTCGTGTTTACAGGCAGGTGAGTCAGGTGATCAGTTACGTGCGCTTGATCACGCGCTCATCTTCCTGCAACATCGCGACGTTGATGCTGAAACAATATTCGGGTAATTTGTGATGTCATGATTTCTGTCAGCGTAACCTGTACAGGTGAACAAAGATCCTGGTTGTCATGGAGACTCACATGCGTCCGACTCCCTCGTACAGCCGTGTGTTGTCGGGCAGCGTGGTGATCTCGGCGtgagttagcttagcatgtttCTGAACCCGAGTCAGCTGATCGATCTGCAGGTCGGCCAGCTTCACCTTCTGCTGCGTGTCGATCATCTTCACCTGCAGCTCCGAGAACGCCTGCAAGAGACAGGAGGTGTCACTCTGATGAAAAACACCTGAACATCAGTCTGAACACCTGGAGGGGAATGTTTAACCTAATGCTGgcatgtattttttgtttagtCAGTAAAACGATCTGAGGCCTGCACTACGCGGCGGGTTCGGCAGAGCCGGGAGGTCACGGCGTCCCAACGGTGGCGCTCAGCTTCCtttgttcagaatcagaaatactttagcCACGCTTTCTTCACCTGGGTCTGTGGCGTTCCCAGAAAAGGGGAATGACGCTTCTTTTGACTCTTCATCCGCACAACATAGACCAATCGTGTGCCGCCTCCTTCAGTCGGGAGGAGCAGGTGTATCCTGGAGAGCTACTAACGAACATTACGTCACAGCGCTGACGCTCCCGGTGACGCCATCCCATAATGGACACGTTCAGCTTTGGGCCAAATCAAAGTGAAACAGCCAGGTGTGCGgaagttaccatggtgatctagcAGGTTGAAAGAGACACCTTCTTAACACTGAAAACGCAACATACCTGCTGGAAACTGTTGTTACTATGACAACCGACAGCCACGCGCTGTCAGGTGAGCGGTTCAGTGAAACCTGCACCTGTGGAACTACACACAGGAAGTCTCGTGTGGTCATGCTAACAGACGTTACGATCTTTATACCTGGCggtgttttcttcttctctcctgttAAATTTGTAGATCGCATTTTTATATTCCTTACGCgcgtgtgtgactgtgtgtgtgtgtgtgtgtgtgtgtgtgtgtgtgcgcgcagcgTGGGTGATCAGTGTTAGCGCCTCATGCTAACAGTTAGCTCCGGTGTTAGCGGCAGTGTTGCTAACCGGCCGCTTGTTAAACAGCTGTTAGTTAGTCGGTTAACTGTTAAACACAGAAGCCGCGTGCCAGACAGGTGAGAGCAGGAAACACTCCGTTACCTTCTTCAGCTCCAGGTCTATGGGCGCAGCCATCTTCACTAACACTGAACCAGAGCCGCACACTGCGCAtgtccgcctcctcctcctcttcttctacgGTTGGGCAGACTAGGCGCGACAATGGCGCggtgctgccctctgctgtttgttaTTGATCTtctgacagtttgtgtttgtcacacAGATCGATCCTCACTCCGCCCGGTCTCACGGGGTCTGTCCTCACGGGGTCTGTCCTCACTCCGCCCGGTCTCACGGGGTCTGTCCTCACGGGGTCTGTCCTGACTCCGCCCGGTCTCACGGGGTCTGTCCTCACGGGGTCTGTCCTCACTCCGCCCGGTCTCACGGGGTCTGTCCTCACGGGGTCTGTCCTCACTCCGCCCGGTCTCACGGGGTCTGTCTCACGGGGTCTGTCCTCACGGAGTCTGTCCTCACGGGGTCTGTCCTCACGGGGCCTGTCCTCACTCCGCCTGGTCTCACGGAGCCTGTCCTCACGGGGTCTGTCCTCACTCCGCCCGGTCTCACGGAGCCTGTCCTCACGGGGTCTGTCCTCACGGAGTCTGTCCTCACGGGGTCTGTCCTCACTCCGCCCGGTCTCACGGGGTCTGTCCTCACGGGGTCTGTCCTCACGGAGTCTGTCCTCACGGGGTCTGTCCTCACGGGGTCTGTCCTCACTCCGCCCGGTCTCACGGGGCCTGTCCTCACGGGGCCTGTCCTCACGGGGTCTGTCCTCAAATCAGAAAATATCACAGTGTCATGCAGGCTCACCTTCCTCTCAGGTGTTCTCAGGTGTTCGCACAGTCACGTGGGCCTGCTCTCCCTCCACGCCTTCCTGCTGCGTGACCTCTGGATCCTGCTGAGGAGTCTGGTTTGCTGTCCTCCGCCCGCCAAGGAGCCCTTAACCCTTTCTCTGGATCCTTTGATCCATCTGACCTCCACCCCCGTTAACCTCCGTGACTACACCTGCTGGCTGGTTAGGGTTCAGCACTGTGCACGTGCCAGGacgttcttcttcttcttttgggAAACAACGAAATGATGCATCACCATCAACAGCTGCTGctttaataataaatcaaatcaaataatcaGGAACACAAAGCTTTCACATCCTCTGAATCAGATTTGTTCTCAgataatgaaagtaaaataaataacattcatCTCCTGAACTTTTCACATAAATCAGTTTAATCTGAGTCTGAATCAAGTTTTGTTTATTAATCTGGATTTTATCGTCTCCTGCTTGTCGTCTGTCAGACTCtctataattaaattaaatcttcTGCCACCTTTAACTTTATTCTGAACTTAATGACACTTTCATCTCTGGCTGCTTCTTCCTCTGATGTAAACAGAGCAGAGTGAGACATCTTCTCTCTGCGTTGTAATAAAACATCTCTGCTCCCCTTTAGCCCCGCCCCCGGAAACGGAACTCTACGTGCGCGCGGGATTCAATGTAAGAAGCAGCGCGCGGAGAACAAACAGACGAATAACCGTTTTAAACATGGCGACTCCACCGAAGAGACCGTGCCGTCTCACCGCCTCGCGCAGAGAGAAGAAGATCTCCATCGAGGGAAACATCGGTGAGTTTAGTTCCGGCGGGAGGAAATCTCTGACGACCGACGGTCGGTTCTCCCGGTGACCACCGAGGTACTGATGACCGTCCCGCCCTCACATTAAACGGATCGTtaccagtaatcagtaatcagtaatcaataaTCTGAAGCTTTTGCTTCGGTCAGGTGTTTTCTTCTTTGGACCGGTAGTGATGATGTACAAATACTCTCAGCAAGAATATGCAGGACTTTTCcttaaagtacagaagtatcatCAGCTAAATGTTCGTAAAGTATCGCAGGTCAGTTGTATATTATTATGTGTAAGACGCCTAAATGTTGTTAATCTAGATCATCTGTATCAATACTGCGTCTTTCATTATGATTGCTTCTTAAAACAAGTCTCAAAGTAAATGTAGTTCGGTAAAATAGCTAGCAGCTCTAAAACTCGCCAGATGACGTCATACGCTCATTTGCGTCTAGATGACGTCATAACACATTCTCCAGAGACATAGATAGACGGGCTGCAGCGAAGACAGAGGCCCtctgtggtggaggaggagcctCTCAGGTGGTGCAGCAGGCGGGAGGAGGAGCCTCTCAGGCGGTGCAGCAGGCGGGAGGAGGAGCCTCTCAGGCGGTGCAGCAGGTGGTGCAGCAGGTGGTGCAGCAGGCGGAGCCAGTGATGTCAGGACGCTTCAGGACGCTGGACAGGAACTGAATGTCGCTGCAGGCCGGAAACCAAGATGGTGGCCGGCTGGTGGAGGACTGAGGGCCCGGGGCTGAGGGTTGGGGGTACAGAGAAAGTCCACGAGGAACAGAGTCCCTCAGCCAAGGCCGAGAGGACACCTGGTCCAACATGACACGACGCTAAAGTTCACATGTTCAGTTCAGCGGAGCTTTATTAGCAACgtgtggaaaaaacaaacagaagaattgtgacaTTAAATATAATCAGATAAGACAACAAGTGAAACTAAACACAACAGTTTGTtatgagtgcgtgtgtgtgtgtgtgtgtgtgtgtgtgtgtgtgtgtgtgtgtgtgcgtgtgcgtgcgcgtgtgtgtaggtgtgtgtgtgtgtgtgtgtgtgttgatacgTATTGATCAGCTGGATCCCGTCTCCGTCTCTTCGGAGGATTTTTAACGTcgagctctttgaaatctgagctCAGAGCTGAACTCGTTAAAGGAAACGttcttatttcactgaatgttgaaCACTAGGAGGAAgatctgtctctcacctgtctcacctgtctcacctgacctgtctcacctgcctcacctgtctcacctcacctgtctcacctgacctgtctcacctgtctcacctcacctgtctcacctgacctgtctcacctcacctgtctcacctgtctcgcctcacctgtctcacctcacctgtctcacctgacctgtctcacctcacctgtctcacctgtctcacctgtctcgcctcacctgtctcacctcacctgtctcacctgtctcgcctcacctgtctcacctcacctgtcttacctcacctgtctcacctgtctcacctcacctgtctcgtctcacctgtctcacctgtctcgcctcacctgtctcacctgtctaaCAGCGACTGcatgttctgtctgtgtcttcctgtctgGATGTCCAGTCTGTGGACACTGAGCCTGCACTTGGTCAGGGTCTGTCTCTGTCCCGGTCCGTCGTCTCTTCAGGTccagataactttctgatcCCCGTTGGCTTTCAGTTTCTGTCCGGTGATCCAGATTCAGGTTTCTGTACGTCGTGTTATAGTTGGgtttcctctctctgcctgtctgtctctcagctgcAGGAAAGTCCACCTTGGTGCGCCTCCTTCAGGGGGCGTCGGAGGACTGGCAGGTGATTCCTGAACCCATCGGGAAATGGTGCAACGTCCAGAACGACGGCGACGACATTTACCAGGTGAACATGTAGCAGCTGAACACgtcttttcagaataaaagcatttaTACTGCTGCATGACGGAGTCACACTGGAGAAGATGTCGCACTTCGTTACTACACCTGTGTTTTacctgtgtttacctgtgtgtcTTCAGGACTTGAGCTCCTCTCAGAAGAGCGGAGGAAACCTGCTGCAGATGTTGTACGATAAACCAAGCCGCTGGTCGTACACGTTCCAGGTAACTGCGCCTCACTCTGCCCGCTCTGGTGGTGGTGAcgagcagcaggtggagctgttTCACTGACACTGACcacctgtctgtttgtctctacctgtctgtttctctctacctgtctgtttgtctctgcctgtctgtttgtctctacctgtctgtctctgcctgtctgtttgtctctgcctgtctgtttgtctctacctgtctgtttctctctacctgtctgtttctctctacctgtctgtctgcagagttACGCGAGTCTGAGCAGAGTTCGTTCTCAGCTTCAGTCTCCGTCAGTCAAACTGCAGCAGGCTGAAGACCCCGTTCAGTTCTACGAGCGCTCCGTCTACTCAGAccggtaacacacacacacctgagacaggttactacacacacacacacacacacacacacacacacacctgagacaggttactacacacacacacacacacacacacacacacacacacacacacacacacctgagacaggttactacacacacacacacacacacacacctgaggcaggttactacacacacacacacacacacacacacacacacacacacacacacatgaggcaggttactacacacacacacacacacacacacacacacctgaggcaGGTTAGGGTACTGCAGTAACTCTGTGTACTCTGTGTACAGGTACGTGTTTGCGTCCAATCTGTTTGAGTGTGGTAACCTGACAGAAACGGAGTGGAGTGTTTATCAGGACTGGCACACCTGGTTACTGAACCAGTTTGAACCCGACATCGCCCtcgacgccatcatctacctgagAGCTCAGCCACAGGTGATACTGCTGAGTAGTAgtgctgccttcaggctcacagtgtttctctgtatatttcagcgctgccttcaggctcacagtgtttctctgtatatttcagcgctgccttcaggctcacagtgtttctctgtatatttcagcgctgccttcaggctcacagtgtttctctgtatatttcagcgctgccttcaggctcagtgtttctctgtatatgtcagcgctgccttcaggctcacagtgtttctctgtatatttcagcgctgccttcaggctcacagtgtttctctgtatatttcggcgctgccttcaggctcagtgtttctctgtatatttcagcgctgccttcaggctcacagtgtttctctgtatatttcagcgctgccttcaggctcacagtgtttctctgtatatttcagcgctgccttcaggctcacagtgtttctctgtatatttcagcgctgccttcaggctcacagtgtttctctgtatatttcagcgctgccttcaggctcacagtgtttctctgtatatttcagcgctgccttcaggctcacagtgtttctctgtatatttcggcgctgccttcaggctcagtgtttctctgtatatttcggcgctgccttcaggctcacagtgtttctctgtatatttcggcgctgccttcaggctcacagtgtttctctgtatatttcggcgctgccttcaggctcacagtgtttctctgtatatttcggcgctgccttcaggctcacagtgtttctctgtatatttcggcgctgccttcaggctcacagtgtttctctgtatatttcagcgctgccttcaggctcacagtgtttctctgtatatttcagcgctgccttcaggctcagtgtttctctgtatatttcagcgctgccttcaggctcacagtgtttctctgtatatttcagcgctgccttcaggctcacagtgtttctctgtatatttcagcgctgccttcaggctcacagtgtttctctgtatatttcggcgctgccttcaggctcacagtgtttctctgtatatttcggcgctgccttcaggctcacagtgtttctctgtatatttcggcgctgccttcaggctcacag includes:
- the LOC122888278 gene encoding deoxycytidine kinase 2-like isoform X2, which encodes MTTDSHALSAPPPETELYVRAGFNVRSSARRTNRRITVLNMATPPKRPCRLTASRREKKISIEGNIAAGKSTLVRLLQGASEDWQVIPEPIGKWCNVQNDGDDIYQDLSSSQKSGGNLLQMLYDKPSRWSYTFQSYASLSRVRSQLQSPSVKLQQAEDPVQFYERSVYSDRYVFASNLFECGNLTETEWSVYQDWHTWLLNQFEPDIALDAIIYLRAQPQRCMQRLLHRGREEEEGLPLEYLEQLHFKHEAWLFNRSLSVGQTDDEVTEGAACLVRSAARSGSGWRKQTSH
- the LOC122888278 gene encoding deoxycytidine kinase 2-like isoform X3; translated protein: MTTDSHALSAAGKSTLVRLLQGASEDWQVIPEPIGKWCNVQNDGDDIYQDLSSSQKSGGNLLQMLYDKPSRWSYTFQSYASLSRVRSQLQSPSVKLQQAEDPVQFYERSVYSDRYVFASNLFECGNLTETEWSVYQDWHTWLLNQFEPDIALDAIIYLRAQPQRCMQRLLHRGREEEEGLPLEYLEQLHFKHEAWLFNRSLRLDFEYLNDLPVLILDADDDFKNDRIKQEAIIDKVREFLTTL
- the LOC122888278 gene encoding deoxycytidine kinase 2-like isoform X1 produces the protein MTTDSHALSAPPPETELYVRAGFNVRSSARRTNRRITVLNMATPPKRPCRLTASRREKKISIEGNIAAGKSTLVRLLQGASEDWQVIPEPIGKWCNVQNDGDDIYQDLSSSQKSGGNLLQMLYDKPSRWSYTFQSYASLSRVRSQLQSPSVKLQQAEDPVQFYERSVYSDRYVFASNLFECGNLTETEWSVYQDWHTWLLNQFEPDIALDAIIYLRAQPQRCMQRLLHRGREEEEGLPLEYLEQLHFKHEAWLFNRSLRLDFEYLNDLPVLILDADDDFKNDRIKQEAIIDKVREFLTTL
- the pfdn1 gene encoding prefoldin subunit 1 isoform X1, giving the protein MAAPIDLELKKAFSELQVKMIDTQQKVKLADLQIDQLTRVQKHAKLTHAEITTLPDNTRLYEGVGRMFILQSKEDINNQLMDKQKTADEKIKELEQKKVYLERSVKEAEDNIREMLLSRRAQ
- the pfdn1 gene encoding prefoldin subunit 1 isoform X2 produces the protein MAAPIDLELKKAFSELQVKMIDTQQKVKLADLQIDQLTRVQKHAKLTHAEITTLPDNTRLYEGVGRMFILQSKEDINNQLMDKQKTADEKIKELEKKVYLERSVKEAEDNIREMLLSRRAQ